One genomic region from Podarcis raffonei isolate rPodRaf1 chromosome Z, rPodRaf1.pri, whole genome shotgun sequence encodes:
- the LOC128406904 gene encoding proline-rich proteoglycan 2-like, with protein sequence MRRWQCRWCWGGGDEDFLACEAESVPPDPHQPLPRLPAAPQTQGTPRLPTHPTPPQAPPWRPGRPLEPPPRGAGKTRPLTGAGRSRWQGGGRRAPGKPQPPPQARRCGASQQQQQQTQSDGCAMMECRLPHMRTAAAAAAAAEEPKRGHARRTRVGIGAIGLANHTAVSSALVSEMLMKLTLKYAI encoded by the exons ATGAGGCGCTGGCAGTGTCGGTGGTGCTGGGGTGGAGGGGATGAGGACTTCCTCGCGTGTGAAGCGGAGAGTGTGCCCCCCGACCCACACCAACCCCTTCCTCGCCTCCCAGCAGCCCCCCAAACTCAAGGGACACCCCGGCTTCCAACCCACCCGACCCCTCCGCAAGCCCCACCCTGGCGGCCCGGCAGACCCCTGGAGCCCCCTCCAAGAGGAGCGGGGAAGACCCGGCCACTTACCGGCGCAGGCAGGAGCCGCTGGCAGGGAGGCGGGCGGCGGGCACCGGGGAAGCCTCAGCCGCCTCCTCAGGCTCGGCGCTGCGGGgcgtcgcagcagcagcagcaacagactcAGTCAGACGGCTGCGCCATGATGGAATGCAGACTCCCGCACATGcgcactgctgccgccgccgccgccgctgccgagGAACCGAAGAGGGGACACGCGCGTCGAACCAGAGTGGGAATCGGTGCGATCGGGCTCGCCAACCACACTGCGGTCTCGAGTGCCCTCGTCTCCGAG ATGTTAATGAAGCTGACCCTGAAATATGCTATCTGA